GACCCCCTTCGTCATCGGCGTCGCCGGAAGTGTCGCCGTCGGCAAGTCGACCACGGCGCGTCTGCTCAGGGCCCTGCTGGCGCGCTGGCCCGAGCACCCGCGAGTGGAACTCGTGACGACCGACGGCTTCCTGCTCCCGAACGCCGAACTCGGACGGCGCGGCCTGATGGGGCGCAAGGGCTTCCCGGAGTCCTACGACCGCCGCGCGCTGACCCGCTTCGTCGCCGACATCAAGGCGGGCAAGGACGAGGTATGCGCGCCGGTCTACTCGCACCTCGTCTACGACATCGTGCCCGGAGAGCAGGCGATCGTGCACCGGCCGGACATCCTCATCGTCGAGGGGCTCAACGTGCTGCAGCCCGCCTTGCCCGGCCAGGACGGTCGCACGCGGATGGCGCTGGCCGACTACTTCGACTTCAGCATCTACGTGGACGCACGCGAGTCCGACATCGAACAGTGGTACCTGGAGCGCTTCCGCAAGCTACGGGAGACCGCGTTCACGGATCCGAGTTCGTATTTCCGGCGGTTCACGCAGCTGCCGGAAGCGGAGACGATGGACTTCGCCCGCGGCGTGTGGGCCGGGATCAACCGGCTGAACCTGGTGGAGAACGTGTTGCCCACGCGGGGCCGAGCCACCCTGGTGCTGCGTAAAGGCCCTGACCACAGGATCGAACGGGTCCGGATGCGCAAGCTCTGAGCAGCCAGGACATGACCGCGCCCGCCCCTGTCCTGTTGTGCGGACATCGGGGCGGGCGCGGGAGGATCAGGCGCCGGTCGCGTTGGCGTCCACGATGTTGTTGATGATCTGGCTGTCCACGGTGCTCAGGCTCGGCGCCTTGCTGGACTTGTCGACGCCGATGTCGATGATGGCCATGTAGCCCGGCAGATCGGGGTCGGGCAGCGCGATGAGCTGGACCGTGCCGCTGGGGCCGGAGTAGTCCGGGACCACGCTCCAGGTGATCTGGTAGCCGGTGCGGCCGGCGACCGAGATCGCGCCTTCGTTGACCACCGAGTGCGAGGAGAGCGTGCCGTAGTTGCCCTTCGCGAACTGGGCCATGTTCGAGGTGGCCACGGTCTTCGCGTCCGTGCCCTGGGCGGTGGTGAGGTTCACGCCGCCGCTCGTGCACGTCGACGCGGACGACGAGCTCGACCCGTTCTGCTGAGCGAGCGCGCTCGGGCACGTGTAGGTGCCGGTGGCCAGCGCGGGCCAGGAGCCTTCTCCGCTGGTCGAGCCGGAGTTGCCGGTCCAGCCGGTGGGCACCGGGATCGTCAGGCCGTTGATCGGGTCGGAGACCGTGGACCCGGAGCCGCCGGTGACCGTGGGCGCCGGGGACGGAGTCGATCCGAGCCCGCCGGACCCGTTGCCTCCGCCGTTTCCGTTGCCGTTCCCGCCTCCGTTGCCGCCGCCCAGGCCGCCGAGGCCGTTGCCGCCCTGGTTGGTGGTCGACTGGACGTCAGGCTGCGCGGCCGTGGTGGTCGGATTGCCGTTGTGCAGGCCGAAGTACAGGCCCAGACCGGCCGCCGCGAGGACCACCACCGTGGCCGAGGCGATCAGAGTCTTGGTACGCGGGCTGCGGCGCGGAGGCTGTGCGCCGAAGGTGCCGCCCCCCAGCGGCCGCACCATCGCGCTCCACCCGCCGCCGTCCCACCAGCGCTCGACCGGCGCTCCGTCCGGGCCGGTCTCCCCTGTGGAGTACCAGCCGGGTGGGACGGCGGGCTGGGGAGAGTCTTGCGGTATCGACATGAAAGGAGGATATCCGCGCGGTGTGAGGCTCTGACCGGCCAGCGGCTAAGAATTGTCCGAACAACGCCTGTGCGGTTCTCAGGCTCAGCGGCTCTTTCTCATACTCGCGCCGAGTGGGCGCTGAGCCGGGATGCGAGTGGTGGCATGGCATGTGACGCCTGGTGCCACCGCGGTCGTTCCGGCCGGCCGGCGTGCCTGGGCGCAGCAGCGGACGGTGCCGTATTGACCCGGATGCGGTGACGCTTTCAGGTGACGGCGGTGCGTCGCCGTCGTCGCGGCGGCACGGTCAGTCGAGCACCGTGAATCGGTCGCCGACGGTGAGCGGTCCGACCGTGTCGGGGATCAGGTTCATCCCGAACAGCACCAGTTTCTCGTGACGACGATGCTTACGGAGCGCACGGAGCGGCTGCTGACCGGCGAGAACACCGCGCTCCGGGTCGACCGTCGTCATGATGCACCGATCGCAGGGCTTGACGACGCGAAACCGCTGGCCGCCGATCTGCACACGCTTCCAGTCGTCCTCGGCCCAGGCCTTGGTTCCCTCGATCACCACGTTCGGCCGGAACCGGGTCATCGGCACGGCTTCACCGCCCATGTCCGTGATCGCGACGTTGAGAGCGTCGAGCGAGCCGCTCGTGGCGAGCAGCAGCGGGTAGCCGTCGGCGAACGAGACCCGGTCGTCGCTCCGGCCGTAGTCCGGATTGACGGCTCGGACCGACGTGTCGTCCATGTGGGCGAGCCGACTGGGTACGTCGAGGGCCTGGCTGAGCCATTCGTCCGCCTCGTCGCCGGCCCACGCGGCTGCTCCGCGGAACCTCCAGACCGAGACCTCGGCCGACGCCGCGCCCTCGGATCGCCGCGGAGACACGACGGTCAGATCCGGCTGGCCGGGTGCGGAGAGCAGGAGCCGCCCGTCCGGGCCGTACGCCGTGCGGACCAAGGCCATCCGAGGCAGTTCACGCTGAGTACGGAGCATTCCGTCGGGATCGGTGACAAGCCAGCGGCGATCGCCCGCCAGGCCCCAGGGCTCCACGGTGGCCGTGTCGGTCTCCACCCGGCGGCAGGACTTCACGGGGTAAACGAAGATCGACGAAAGTCTTGCCTCCACGCCCTGAGGGTACCTGGCCCGGATGGAGCAGGGAGTACGCCGGCCGGGTGAAGCACGACGAATCGGACGTTCTGCCGAGGTAATCCGGATCGGAGAAGCGCTCCGGAAGCGGGCTGCCTAGGGCGCGTTGGAGAAGTAGCGTCGCGGCCCCGGCGATACTTCTCCAACGCGCCCTAGTGTTGTCGGCATGGATATGACAGTTTCGACGTGCTTCGTTCTCGTGCACGACCCCGATAGCGCGCTGGGCTTCTACCGCGACGCCCTCGGCCTGGAACTGCGCAACGACGTCGCCCGGGACAAATTCCGCTGGATCACGGTCGGCGCGCCCAAGCAGCCGGATGTCTCGATCGTGCTGACGAACTATCTCAACGGCTCGCCCGCCGACCACGACGCCCTCGCCGCGCTCGCGGCCAAGGGCGCGCTCAACGGCGTCTACTTCCGCACGGACGACCTCGACACCGCGTTCAAGAAGGTGAGTGAAGCCGGCGCGGAGATCGTGCAGGAGCCGTCCGAGCAGCCCTGGGGTACTCGCGACTTCGCCGTGCGCGACCCGGCCGGCAACCTCGTGCGCGTCGACCAGCCGCCGGCCGCGCAGTAGCCAGAGCGATGCCGCCGGGTGAGCCGAATCGAGAAGCCCGCGGACTCGACATACCCGGCCAGGTTCGACGCTCAGGCTTAGCCGGCGAGCGCCAGCACCAGAGGCAGCACCGCCGGAGCGCCGCCCTGGCGTAGGAGGCGGGCGGCGACGGTCATGGTCCAGCCCGAGTCGACGAGATCGTCGACGAGCAGCACGGGGCCGGGACAATCGGCGAGACGCTCGCGCAGCTGTGGACCGAGAGCGAAGGCCTCGTACACGGATCGCAGCCGCCAGGCGCTGTTGGTCGGCCCGGTGTGGCCGTCGTCGCGCACCCGCTCCACGTTTCCGGCGATGGGGAGCCGGCCGATCTCCGAGATCCCCTCGGCCAGCGAGGCGACCAGCCGGGGCCGGGCGCGTGAGGTGATCGTGACGATACCCACGGGCCGGCCGGCGCCGCTCCACGGGCCGCCCGGTGCGTCGTTCGCCGCCCACTCCTTGAGCACGTTGACCATCGCGCCGAGCAGCTGCGGCCGCACGGGCTGGTCGCCCACGCCGGGCCCGAGCAAGTCCCGCAGCGCCGAGCCCCAGCCGAGATCCGTGAGCCGGGCCAGCGCCCGACCCTCGGCAGCCTGCTCTCCGGCCGGGATCTTCCCCTTGAGCTCCACGCCCACTGCCGGCATGCCGCTCGGCCACTGGCGCCGCGCATCGAGGGCGACCCATGCCCGCTTCGCATGGCTGCCCGCGGCGTCGACCACACTCGACTGCACGGTCGCGTCCCGCCGTACGCCGGTGCAGTTGTCGCAGCGCCCGCACGGGGTCGCCTCTGGATCGTCGAGTTGGCGCCGCAAGAACTCCATCCGGCAGCTGCTCGTCGAGGAGTACTCGAGCATGGCCTGCTGCTCCGCCTCACGGGCTGCCGTGATGCGGGCGTACCGTTCGGCGTCGTACTGCCAGGGCTGCCCGGTCGAGACCCAGCCGCCTTGCACCCGCCGCACCGCGCCGTCCGCATCCAGGACCTTCAGCAGCAGCTCCAACCGTGAGCGCTTGAGATCCACCATCGGTTCGAGCGCCATGGTGGAAAGCGGCTTGGCCGCGCCGCCGAGGACGTCGAGCACGCGCTCCACCGTCGCCCGCGGCGGGAAGGCGAGCGAGGCGAAGTAGCGCCAGATCTCCCTGTCCTCGACGCCTGGGAGCAGCACCACCTCGGCCCGTTCCACGCCGCGCCCGGCTCGCCCGACCTGCTGGTAGTAGGAGATCGGCGACGAGGGCGCGCCCAGGTGCACGACGAATCCGAGGTCTGGCTTGTCGAAGCCCATGCCCAGCGCCGAGGTGGCGACCAGGGCCTTGATTTTGTTGTCGAGCAGGTCCTGCTCGCCCGCCCGCCGCTCCTCATCCTCGGTGCGGCCGGTGTACGAGGACACCTCGTATCCGCGGGAGCGTAAGAAGTCCGCCGTCTCCGCCGCCGCGGCAACCGTCAAGGTGTAGATGATCCCGGAGCCGGGCAGCTCGGGCAGATGCTCGGCCAGCCAGGCCAGCCTGCTCGCGCTGTCCGGCAGCGAGAGCACCGACAGATGCAGCGACTCCCGATTGAGCGGCCCGCGCAGCACCAGAGCCTTCTCGCTGCCGGTGCCGAGTTGCTCGGCCACATCCTCGGTGACCCGAGCATTCGCCGTGGCCGTCGTCGCCAGGACCGGAAGATCCGGCGCCAACGAGGCGATCAGCTCGCGCAGCCGCCGGTAGTCCGGCCGGAAGTCGTGGCCCCAGTCGCTCACCGAGTGTGCCTCGTCGACGACCAGCAGCCCGGTCTCGGCCGCCAGCTTCGGCAACACCGTGTCGCGGAACTGGGGATTGTTCAGCCGCTCCGGCGAGATCAGCAGCAGATCGACCTCGCCGGTGCGGATGGCCGCCTCGATCTGCTCCCACTCGGTCAGGTTGGCCGAGTTGATGGTGGCGGCGTGCAGCCCCGCCCGGGCCGCGGCCTCGATCTGGTTGCGCATCAGGGCGAGCAGCGGCGAGACGATCACGGTGGGCCCGGCGCCGCGCGCCCGGAGCAGTGCCGTGCTCACGAAGTAGACCGCCGACTTGCCCCAGCCGGTGCGCTGCACGACGAGGCAATGGCGGCGGTCGGCCACCAGGGCCTCGATCGCCTGCCACTGATCCTCACGCAGCCGCGCCTCGGCCCCGGCGAGTGCCCGCAGCACTTGCTCGGCCTCGGCGCGCAGCGCCACCCGATCCATCAACTGAGCCATGAGTCCATCTTGGCCTACCCCACTGACAAATGGGCCCGGACCTGGGATTTCCAGCCAGTCGGTGGATTCATATGACTTCAGGGAGTGCGCGCGGCCTCACTCTTTCGCACCTTTAGCGGGGCAGAACGCTGACGCCCAGCGCGATCAGCAGGCCGACCTTGGCGACCTCGAGCGCGATATAGACGAGGTGCTGGTGGGACCGTGGCAGATCCTCACCGGCCAGCACCCGGTCGGAGCGCCGATCGAGTGCGGGCCGAACCGCGGCGAGCTGGACGGCCAGCAAGGCCGCGACGCACGCCGTGAGCGTGGCCGGACCGGTCGTGGCGTGCCCGGCGAAAGCAGAGACGACCACGACGAGGGCGAATACGACCTCGACCAGGTTGAGCGCGCGGAAGACCAGTCGGCCGATGCCGAGCCCGATGGGAATCGTCACGCCGGGAGCGCGGAACTTCACCGGCGCCTCGATGAACGAGATCGCCAGCACCATGCCCAGCCATACGAAAACCACAGCGGTGACCGTGGCAGCGGCGGTCGAATGCATGAGGTCATGTCCTGTTCTTGTTGCTGTGGCGATACCCCGTGTTACTTGCCGCCGTGCCGGCGGCGGGAGCGATTCCGGCGGCCGACGGTTTGCGCTCGACGCCCGGGGCAGTCCTCCGGGCAAGCCGGACGACGCACGCGTCAGGCTCGGCGAAAGGCTCCAGCCCGACGGCGGTGATAGGCGCGCCCATCTGATCGAGAGCGCCCTGCATCAACCCGAGGTGCACCGGGCAGACGACGCCGCCGAACTCCTCAGCCAGCTCCAGGAACGGGCAATGACGCAGGCGAAGCGACTTGTCCGGCGCCTCAGCGTCGGGCTCGGGCGAGAAATCGAGATCCGCCAGAAGGCCCGTCAGGCGCCCGACCGCTTCGTCGGCCGAGGGCGGTCGCTGGAAGGGCTGAGGCGACGAGGCCAGATGCCGGCCCCACGCCTGCCCCGCCTCCCGGGCGTCATCGGCCGCACTCGCCCCGTCGGCGGCGAGCCGACTGAGCAGGATCCGGGACAGGAACAGGTAGTCGCGCCCGCCGGCACGGTTCATTCCAGGCCGCGGCGCATACACCGATCGCGGGCGTCCCGGCCCGTCGGGCTCCGTCAGCGTCCGTACGACGATGCCTTCTGCAACCAGACCGTCGAGGTGGAACCGCGCAGTGTTGGCGTGGACGCCCAGGCGGTGCGCGACGTCGATGACGCCCAACGGTTCGTCGGCCGACCGTAGTGCGCCCAGCACTTGAGCGCGCCTCGTGGGGCTGCTGCTGTCGTGTGCGGCTGTTGCCCGTGTCATCTCCGCTTCCGCCTCCACCCCACATCGCGTGAGTTTTTACATATCCTACATGTAATAATCGGGAATCCGTCGGGGCGCTCGGAGAAGGAGACGTGACATGGAGCCGATCGAGGTCGAGAACGAGGCAGTCGAGAACCAGGCAGTCGTCGACGCGACGAAGCTGCCGCCTCGTGAGCGGCATCAGCGGATCTTCGCGCGCTTCGCCGAACTGGCGGTGGGGGAGTCGTTCATCCTGTCCAACAGCCACGATCCCAAGCCGCTGCACCGCGAGTTCGACGCGGCCCACCCCGGCGCATTCACCTGGGACTACGTCGAATCCGGCCCTGAGCGGTGGCAGGTGCGCATCGGCCGGGTAGCGCAGTCGGAAACCGAGCCGGCGACCGCCGCCCCGATCCCGAAGCTGCTGTGCGACGCGCGAGCGATGGCCGAAGAACTCGGCAACCTTTCGGCCGGAGCCGTCTGGAAGCTGGCCGAATCCGACCGCCAACTCGACGCCAACCTCGTCCACCTGCCTGCCGGCCGCCGCGTCGACGCGCATGCCGAGGCCGCGCTCGACGTTCTGCTGGTCGTCGTGTCCGGTGGCGGGGAACTCGAGTCCGGGGAAGGGGAGAAGCTGGCGCTCACTGAGGGGCGCGTGCTCTGGCTCCCGCACGGCTCGCGACGCAGTCTGAGTGCCGGCGACGACGGGCTGCTTTATCTGACCGTGCATCGGCGGCGGCCCGGGATGAGTATCCAGCTGATCGAACGCTGAGACTCCGGCCACAGCCGGTCCGCAGTCCGCCTCACGTGTGCGAATCGCGCGGCCGGGCGATCGAGCCCTGACAGTGGATGGAGAGTTCTTACCCAGTGCCGAAAATTCATACTGCGAAACGGGGAACTCGCTGGCTGTCACGCACGTTTACCGTTCGTGATCATCTGGTTCGTGTCCCTGCCCGCGTTGGTCGTGCTGCTGGTGCTGCTCGCCATCGCGGATCAGCTGCTGCTCGCACTCGGCAAGGCCGGTCTGGTGCCGTGGCGGCGGGCGCGCGGGGAACGGCCGGTGTCCGCCACCGGGTTCGAGGTGCTGCACGCGAACCTGGCGCCTGGGAAGGCGCAGGAGTTGAAGCAGCGCCAGACCTCGTTGGTGCTGCGCGAAGACGAGGAATCCGGAGCACCGCCCTCGCGCGCGGTGGACCTCGACTCGGGCCGAATAGTGATGCGCCGCGCGGAAGACCCAGCGGGGTGACCTTCGCGCGGCGCAGAAGAGAGTGCGTGGCGTAGCGCTGGACACGCATGGCGGTCGAGCGCGTGCGTCGCGGCGCGAGTACGCGGCGTGGCATCGCGCACGCGGCAAAGAACACAGCGCTAACTACAGCATTGAACACACTGCAGTGGCATTGATCACAGCGGCAGTGGCCGCAGTGACAGCGACCGTGGCGGCAGTGAAATAGACAGTGAAGAGAGACACGATCCGCCGGGCCGTTCCGGCGATCGCGTCAGACCGGTGGCTTCGCTACTCGCGTGGTTCGACCGGTGTACCGAGGTCATCGAGTACTTCGGCGTTCGGGAGTAGGGCGAGAGCCGCTCCCGGAAGCCACAGCTTCGATCCGCGGACGCCTGAGCCGATCACGACGCGTGGCGCCGCGGTGACGGCTCGGTCGACCAGGATCGGCCAGTCCGCGGGCAGGCCGATCGGGGTGATTCCCCCGTACTCCATGCCGGTCAGGCCCACAGCCTCGTCCATCGGCGCGAACGACACCTTCCGCACGCCCAGATGCCGGCGTGCCAGGCCGTTGACGTCCGCGCGGGTGGTGGCGAGGACCATGCAGGCTGCGTAAACGGTCTCGCCGGCCCT
This genomic window from Actinospica robiniae DSM 44927 contains:
- a CDS encoding DUF6191 domain-containing protein; this encodes MIIWFVSLPALVVLLVLLAIADQLLLALGKAGLVPWRRARGERPVSATGFEVLHANLAPGKAQELKQRQTSLVLREDEESGAPPSRAVDLDSGRIVMRRAEDPAG
- a CDS encoding DUF2249 domain-containing protein, with the translated sequence MEPIEVENEAVENQAVVDATKLPPRERHQRIFARFAELAVGESFILSNSHDPKPLHREFDAAHPGAFTWDYVESGPERWQVRIGRVAQSETEPATAAPIPKLLCDARAMAEELGNLSAGAVWKLAESDRQLDANLVHLPAGRRVDAHAEAALDVLLVVVSGGGELESGEGEKLALTEGRVLWLPHGSRRSLSAGDDGLLYLTVHRRRPGMSIQLIER
- a CDS encoding DUF2510 domain-containing protein, with protein sequence MSIPQDSPQPAVPPGWYSTGETGPDGAPVERWWDGGGWSAMVRPLGGGTFGAQPPRRSPRTKTLIASATVVVLAAAGLGLYFGLHNGNPTTTAAQPDVQSTTNQGGNGLGGLGGGNGGGNGNGNGGGNGSGGLGSTPSPAPTVTGGSGSTVSDPINGLTIPVPTGWTGNSGSTSGEGSWPALATGTYTCPSALAQQNGSSSSSASTCTSGGVNLTTAQGTDAKTVATSNMAQFAKGNYGTLSSHSVVNEGAISVAGRTGYQITWSVVPDYSGPSGTVQLIALPDPDLPGYMAIIDIGVDKSSKAPSLSTVDSQIINNIVDANATGA
- the coaA gene encoding type I pantothenate kinase encodes the protein MPILSQAGDLAPASPYVDLDREAWSRLRERTPLPLTAEEVEGLRGLGDEIDLDEVREMYLPISRLLNLYVGAVHNLRGAVETFLGDTPAHGRGRSTPFVIGVAGSVAVGKSTTARLLRALLARWPEHPRVELVTTDGFLLPNAELGRRGLMGRKGFPESYDRRALTRFVADIKAGKDEVCAPVYSHLVYDIVPGEQAIVHRPDILIVEGLNVLQPALPGQDGRTRMALADYFDFSIYVDARESDIEQWYLERFRKLRETAFTDPSSYFRRFTQLPEAETMDFARGVWAGINRLNLVENVLPTRGRATLVLRKGPDHRIERVRMRKL
- a CDS encoding VOC family protein; this translates as MDMTVSTCFVLVHDPDSALGFYRDALGLELRNDVARDKFRWITVGAPKQPDVSIVLTNYLNGSPADHDALAALAAKGALNGVYFRTDDLDTAFKKVSEAGAEIVQEPSEQPWGTRDFAVRDPAGNLVRVDQPPAAQ
- a CDS encoding YbaK/EbsC family protein, which produces MAPNLPLVPAHSRPDLLAPSTAKALEELADVLDPATVEVAAIDPALADTAAFCAEYGVGIEESANCVVLAGKRAGETVYAACMVLATTRADVNGLARRHLGVRKVSFAPMDEAVGLTGMEYGGITPIGLPADWPILVDRAVTAAPRVVIGSGVRGSKLWLPGAALALLPNAEVLDDLGTPVEPRE
- a CDS encoding MOSC domain-containing protein; this translates as MEARLSSIFVYPVKSCRRVETDTATVEPWGLAGDRRWLVTDPDGMLRTQRELPRMALVRTAYGPDGRLLLSAPGQPDLTVVSPRRSEGAASAEVSVWRFRGAAAWAGDEADEWLSQALDVPSRLAHMDDTSVRAVNPDYGRSDDRVSFADGYPLLLATSGSLDALNVAITDMGGEAVPMTRFRPNVVIEGTKAWAEDDWKRVQIGGQRFRVVKPCDRCIMTTVDPERGVLAGQQPLRALRKHRRHEKLVLFGMNLIPDTVGPLTVGDRFTVLD
- a CDS encoding RecQ family ATP-dependent DNA helicase: MDRVALRAEAEQVLRALAGAEARLREDQWQAIEALVADRRHCLVVQRTGWGKSAVYFVSTALLRARGAGPTVIVSPLLALMRNQIEAAARAGLHAATINSANLTEWEQIEAAIRTGEVDLLLISPERLNNPQFRDTVLPKLAAETGLLVVDEAHSVSDWGHDFRPDYRRLRELIASLAPDLPVLATTATANARVTEDVAEQLGTGSEKALVLRGPLNRESLHLSVLSLPDSASRLAWLAEHLPELPGSGIIYTLTVAAAAETADFLRSRGYEVSSYTGRTEDEERRAGEQDLLDNKIKALVATSALGMGFDKPDLGFVVHLGAPSSPISYYQQVGRAGRGVERAEVVLLPGVEDREIWRYFASLAFPPRATVERVLDVLGGAAKPLSTMALEPMVDLKRSRLELLLKVLDADGAVRRVQGGWVSTGQPWQYDAERYARITAAREAEQQAMLEYSSTSSCRMEFLRRQLDDPEATPCGRCDNCTGVRRDATVQSSVVDAAGSHAKRAWVALDARRQWPSGMPAVGVELKGKIPAGEQAAEGRALARLTDLGWGSALRDLLGPGVGDQPVRPQLLGAMVNVLKEWAANDAPGGPWSGAGRPVGIVTITSRARPRLVASLAEGISEIGRLPIAGNVERVRDDGHTGPTNSAWRLRSVYEAFALGPQLRERLADCPGPVLLVDDLVDSGWTMTVAARLLRQGGAPAVLPLVLALAG
- a CDS encoding helix-turn-helix transcriptional regulator — encoded protein: MTRATAAHDSSSPTRRAQVLGALRSADEPLGVIDVAHRLGVHANTARFHLDGLVAEGIVVRTLTEPDGPGRPRSVYAPRPGMNRAGGRDYLFLSRILLSRLAADGASAADDAREAGQAWGRHLASSPQPFQRPPSADEAVGRLTGLLADLDFSPEPDAEAPDKSLRLRHCPFLELAEEFGGVVCPVHLGLMQGALDQMGAPITAVGLEPFAEPDACVVRLARRTAPGVERKPSAAGIAPAAGTAASNTGYRHSNKNRT